The Humulus lupulus chromosome 3, drHumLupu1.1, whole genome shotgun sequence genome window below encodes:
- the LOC133825012 gene encoding uncharacterized protein LOC133825012, translating to MSWNVRGLNRINKHGHVSDLCKRYRIGVGGLLETKLKGSKISRFVEFYFLNWDYYTSPEIEGRLLIVWRKSFVKVTILEKSNQFIHCLVKLTGVQQSFGVTFVYGMNSIEGRRSLWEGLRRPFLKDTAWIYLGDFNAPFTCQDRSGGKPISGLELADPNRWLADSYLEHLKSVGWEAFSDHCSCLVKLQVQEKLGIRMFRFFNYWIELPDFHIQVLRSWNQPINATGIRAIYLKMLRLKHCLKVFNTDKIGDLKAKFYKAKETFQVARLQAEAYPHVLDFQEAEKEAAEAYSKRKAENGIVSFITEDGKMVDNFSEVEGALFSIPITKSPSPDGFGSGFFKAVWNDIGDEVCEAITHCFESGIFPSELHETTLSLIPKVANPSRAVDYRPIACCSTLYKCMSKLICKRMADILPDVIQPNQGAFVKGRSIAHNIMIFQDLIKNYGRATTSSRCAIKIDLRKAYDTVDWVFLENLLKALKFPMKFIGWIMACVRNTSYFLLMNGRIQGKFKGGKGQRQGDPMSPLLFVIIMEYLTRSLQQAALNSPFRYHPMCKSLKLINLCFADDLLLFCKGSLAAIRFVKGVLDSFATATEGLFPLTYLGVPMRPTKWKHEDCEVILQKFRLKIQNWASRHLSFAGRIQLINSVLLGLQKYWMSIFVLPQSIVKEIERICRGFLWGSAGQRSKLHIPSWQKVCLPKVYGDLGFRDGATWNWAVLAKYVWALSTKPDLLWVKCIHSIYLKGADFWNYVLIADCSWYWRKLCHLRDHFRPTDIISAGVQGRFKSTRLYNSLLVQQRDEFYRTIWSRIILPNHRFMLWQVGYIYSNPQQPHSTEGDERLNSMTKAEGDERQWRSSILGGVDGGSNVLALMAAHGSSTHGGAGLGSSRLSGGAGSRLRRCWLLTVPAVG from the exons ATGAGTTGGAATGTAAGAGGGCTTAATCGAATTAATAAACATGGCCATGTTAGTGATCTTTGTAAGAGGTACAGAATAGGAGTTGGTGGCCTTTTAGAGACCAAGTTGAAGGGCAGCAAAATTAGTAGGTTTGTAGAATTTTATTTTCTGAATTGGGATTACTATACTAGTCCAGAAATTGAAGGGCGTCTTTTGATTGTTTGGAGGAAGTCTTTTGTGAAGGTTACTATCTTAGAGAAATCAAATCAGTTTATTCATTGTTTGGTTAAGTTGACTGGTGTGCAGCAGAGTTTTGGAGTAACTTTCGTCTATGGAATGAATTCTATAGAAGGAAGGAGAAGCCTTTGGGAGGGGCTAAGAAGGCCTTTTCTTAAGGACACAGCTTGGATTTATCTAGGGGATTTCAATGCCCCTTTTACATGCCAAGATAGATCGGGTGGGAAGCCAATTTCTGGCTTGGAGTTGGCTGATCCTAATAGGTGGCTTGCAGATTCTTATCTAGAGCATTTAAAAAGTGTTGG TTGGGAAGCATTTTCTGATCATTGCTCTTGTCTAGTCAAACTTCAGGTTCAAGAGAAGCTGGGAATAAGGATGTTTCGGTTCTTCAATTATTGGATAGAGCTTCCAGATTTTCATATTCAGGTTTTAAGAAGTTGGAATCAGCCAATTAATGCAACAGGAATTCGGGCCATTTACCTTAAAATGCTGAGATTGAAACACTGTCTGAAAGTTTTTAACACAGATAAGATAGGTGACCTGAAGGCTAAATTCTATAAAGCTAAAGAGACCTTTCAAGTAGCTCGTTTACAAGCTGAAGCTTATCCCCATGTATTGGATTTTCAGGAAGCTGAAAAGGAAGCTGCTGAGGCTTATTCA AAGCGTAAAGCGGAGAATGGTATTGTCTCTTTCATAACTGAAGATGGCAAAATGGTGGATAATTTCTCAGAAGTG GAAGGAGCTCTCTTCAGTATTCCTATAACCAAGTCTCCGAGTCCGGATGGGTTTGGTTCTGGATTTTTTAAAGCAGTCTGGAATGACATTGGGGATGAGGTGTGCGAAGCAATTACCCACTGTTTTGAATCAGGTATTTTCCCTTCTGAGCTCCACGAAACAACCTTATCTTTGATTCCTAAGGTTGCCAATCCTTCAAGGGCTGTAGATTATAGACCCATCGCTTGTTGCTCAACATTATATAAGTGTATGTCGAAGCTGATTTGTAAGAGAATGGCCGATattcttcctgatgttattcAGCCTAATCAGGGAGCATTTGTCAAGGGTCGGTCTATTGCCCACAATAttatgatattccaagatctcataaAAAACTATGGGAGAGCTACTACTTCATCGAGATGTGCTATCAAAATAGACCTCAGAAAGGCCTATGACACAGTAGATTGGGTCTTCCTTGAGAACCTGTTGAAAGCTTTGAAATTTCCTATGAAATTTATTGGTTGGATCATGGCTTGTGTTAGGAATACATCTTACTTTCTCTTGATGAATGGTAGGATTCAGGGTAAATTTAAAGGAGGGAAAGGGCAGAGACAAGGAGACCCCATGTCACCTTTGTTGTTTGTCATTATTATGGAATATTTGACTAGGAGTTTGCAACAAGCTGCTCTTAATTCACCCTTTCGGTATCATCCAATGTGTAAAAGTCTCAAACTCATTAATCTTTGCTTTGCAGatgatttattgttattttgtaaagGATCTCTTGCTGCTATTAGATTTGTCAAAGGGGTGCTTGATAGCTTTGCTACAGCCACAG AAGGATTATTTCCCCTTACTTATCTTGGGGTCCCTATGAGGCCTACAAAATGGAAGCATGAAGACTGTGAGGTTATTCTTCAGAAATTTCGCTTGAAAATTCAGAATTGGGCAAGTAGACACTTGTCTTTTGCTGGCCGGATTCAACTCATAAATTCAGTGTTACTTGGGCTTCAAAAATATTGGATGTCTATCTTTGTTTTGCCTCAAAGCATAGTTAAGGAAATTGAGAGGATATGTAGGGGCTTCCTGTGGGGTTCAGCTGGGCAGAGAAGTAAATTACACATTCCCTCTTGGCAGAAGGTTTGTCTTCCTAAAGTCTATGGAGATTTGGGTTTCAGAGATGGAGCTACTTGGAACTGGGCTGTGTTAGCTAAATATGTTTGGGCCTTATCTACGAAACCTGATCTGCTTTGGGTAAAATGTATCCATTCCATTTATCTGAAAGGTGCTGACTTCTGGAACTATGTCTTAATAGCAGATTGTAGTTGGTATTGGCGAAAGCTATGTCATCTCCGGGATCATTTTAGGCCTACTGATATCATCTCTGCTGGTGTGCAAGGGAGATTTAAATCCACAAGATTGTACAACAGTCTTTTGGTTCAGCAGAGGGATGAGTTCTACAGAACTATTTGGAGCAGAATCATTCTTCCAAATCACAGATTTATGCTCTGGCAAGTT